The window GGGCTGATTATCACTTAGGAAAAATTACTAAAGATTTTTTAAGGGCAGAGCGGTTTAGCAAAACTTTTCTTCAACTGGGTATTCATCCAGATGCTGTTCCTCACCAATTTGAAGATGATTATGTACGTCTTTCTCCTACCAAAACGAATTTATTTGAAGGTGCTGAGCAAGTGTTAAGTTATCTCCAAAAAAAATATAGTTTACATATTATTTCCAATGGATTTAAAGAAACTACGTTAACAAAAATGGATTTGTCTGGCCTTAATCCATATTTTAAAAATATAATTATATCAGAAGATGTTGGCGCAAACAAGCCAAATCCAGCTATTTTCGAATTTGCTTTGCATATCGCTAATGCATCAAAAGCCGAAAGTATTATGATTGGCGATAGCTTAGAAGCAGATATTTATGGCGCTTTAGATTTCGGAATGGACGCCATTTTCTTTAATCCTACAAAAAAAGATAAACCAGAAAATGTAGCACAACAAATTATACACCTTGAAGAATTATTGCAGATTTTTTAAATCATAATTAAATTAAGAATGAACATAGCTAAAATTAAAGCGTCATTAGATAAGATTACTGAAACCTATAAAACAAGGTTATTTTCTTATAATGATGAAATTTTTAATATAACTCCGCCCATCAATGGATGGAGTTATAGCGAAGTTTATTCCCATATTTTCGATGCAAGTTTACTTTCTTTAATGGCGTTAGAAAATAGTTTACACGGTAAGGGCGAAGATAAACCAACTCATTTTGCAGTTAAATTAATTCTGTTTTTTGGCTCCCTTCCGCCAGCAAAAAAATATAAAGTGCCAAAGCGATTAGTGGATAGGGTTAAAAAAATTTCCAAATCAGAAGCAATGGATTTTATATTAGAATTTGAACAGGCATTAGCAACAGCATATCCAGATGTTGCCAACGCAAATAAAAGATCTAAAACTAAACATCCGCGTTTGGGCTATTTGAATGCAGAACAGTGGCTTAGATTTATTGAAATACATTTGAAACATCATCTAAAACAATTGGTTAGGATAGAAAATAGCTTCAAAGCATAATTTATTTTGCCATATTTGGAGAAATCATAAATCTGTAAGCATGAAAAAATTATCATTTTTATTGGCAGTAGCTATGTTTTATGCTTGCACCAATGCCAAACAAGAACCGGCTCAGATTGTAACAGCAACACCAACAGGGTTGGCAGGCTTGCAAAAGCAAACTGCAATAGCTACAGTACCACAACCTTCAAAAAGCAATTTAATATTTAATCCGCCACATGGCGAAGCTGGTCATACTTGTGCATTAGCGGTAGGTGCGCCGCTTAATAACACCGCCGTAGCACCTCAACCACAACAAACTGCCGCTCCTCAACCAACTCCCGTTTCACCAGTTATAACGAATATTACCGGTAAAAATTTAAATCCAAAACATGGTGAGCCAAAACACAGATGTGATATTGCTGTTGGCGCCCCATTAAATTCGAAACCAGTTCAGGTTGTAAAAAGTGAACCTATAAAAGTTATTAATGCTGATGCAAAGCTTAACCCAAAACATGGCGAACCAAATCATCGTTGCGATATTGCGGTTGGTGCTCCACTAACTTAAATAAATCAATTTTTTTACATCTTTGCGTTAATGAAATTACCCGCCATAAAAGGTTTTGATGAAGATGCATTTAACAAGTATTTAAAGAATACGGGTTGGTTAATGTTAGGGAAAGTACTTAGCTTAATTGTTGGGTTAATAATTGCCCGTTATCTTGGTCCTAATGGTTACGGAGAATTAAGTTTCGGCTTAGCATTAGTTGCCATACTTGCTGCAATTGGCGCTTTAGGATTGGATACTTTTATCATCCGCGAAATTATTCAGGAACCTACCAAAGGAAATGAAATTTTAGGTACTTCACTCTGGTTAAGAATTGCAACAAACGGAATTTTAATCCCAATCGCTATTGGTATTTATTTAATTAGTCATAACATTACCAAAAGCCCAGGTAAGCCATTAACGTTAATGATTGGCCTACTTGCTATTGCATCTTTTTTTAAATCCTTCAATGTTATCGATGCTTACTTTCAATCTCAGGTTAAATCGAAATATGTTGTTCATGTTCAAAACATTTGCTTAATCGTTTCTGCGATCGTAAAAATTGCGCTTGTTTATTTTAACATGCCACTTATTTATTTTGCCCTCGCTTTTGTATTTGATGGATTAATTTTAGCAATTGGGTTGGTAACCGTTTATCAAAAAAAGGCTGCGAGCTTTTTCGAATGGAAATATGATTCCAATAGGGCAAAATCATTACTTAAACAGTCTGCGCCGCTTATTCTTTCTGCGGTAATGGTTTCTATTTATATGAAGATTGATGTCGTAATGCTTCAAGATGTTGGTAGCAAGGCGGTTGGCATTTACAGTGCTGCAGCGAACTTAAGTGAGGCTTGGTATTTTATTCCTGTGGCTATTGTAACCTCTGTATTTCCGGCTTTAATTCAAGCTAGAAAAAATGATTTAAGCAGGTATCAAAAGCGCTTAGGCAATCTGTATGATTTGCTCACTTACATTAGTTTACCGATTGCTATTTTTATCAGTTTTACTGGCGATTTTATAATTCATTTTCTTTATGCTGATAAATATGCTGGTGCTGGAGCTATGCTTTCAATCCACATTTGGTCGGGTATTTTCGTTTTTCTAGGAAGCGCCAGTTCTCAATATCTAATTGCTGAAGGCTATACAAAAATTTCATTTTACAGAACAGCCGCTGGCGCTGTGGTAAATATCTTATTAAACCTTTGGTTAATTCCAAAATATGCAGGTGTAGGCGCATCCATTGCTACACTAATTGCTTGTTTTGTTTCTACATTTTATCTTTTATTGATACCTAAAACTCGCCAACAAGGCATAATGATGTTAAAATCATTATTTTTGATCACAGCATTTCAAAAAATATTTAAATCTTGAATACTTTCACAGCATTAACAACCCTAATTGCTAAACCTAATAGGCTTAAAGCATTATTATCATACGGACATAAAGGTTATTTAAACAGCATTGGCTGGTTTACAGCTTTCGATAAAAAACAGGCCGTAGATGGTAAAGGAGAAGCCTTGCCATGGGTAACTTATTCTTTTATAGATTTTATAAAAGAACGCATAAATAAAAGCCAGCATATTTTTGAATATGGATCCGGAAGCTCCACTATTTTTTATGCATTAAGAGCCGGAACAGTTACTTCTGTAGAACATGATAAAAGTTGGTTCGAAAAAGTGAAAAATACAAGTCCGGCAAACGCAGATATGATTTTTTGCGCTTTAGAAAGAGATGGCGAATACGCTAAAAAAGCAACTTTATTAAATAAGAAATTTGATATCATTATTGTTGATGGGCGTGATCGTGTAAATTGCTGTAAATATAGCGTTAGCGCCTTATCTGAAAATGGCGTTTTGGTTTTAGATGATAGTGAACGCGAGGTATACAATCAGGCAAGGGTTTTATTAAAATCGCAGGGCTTTAAAGAAATCAGTTTCAGCGGAATTTCGCCAGGTCTGTTTTATGAAAAAGCAACTTCTGTTTTTTATAAAACAAATAATTGTTTAGGTATTTAACTCTATCGAAATAATTATGCTAAGCGAAAAAGTAAAAACTGCCTACGATAATTTTTATACCAATAGTGATACAGAATGGCGCATGCTGGGCGCAAAATACAAAGCTCAGAATATTATTGACGTTTGTAAAAGTATAAAACCTGTAAAAGTTTTAGAAGTTGGTGCGGGTGATGGAAGTATCCTTCATTTTTTGAATGAATGGAATTTTGCTAAAGAACTTTCTGCCTTAGAAATTGCACAAAGTGGCGTCGACCTCATTAAAAGCAGAAATTTAGCTAACTTAAAAGAAGTAAAAACGTTTGACGGTTATGTTATTCCTTTTGAAGATGATAGCTTCGATTTGGTAATTTTAGCCCATGTTTTAGAACATGTAGAACATGAAAGAATCTTAATTCGCGAGTTAAAGCGTGTTGCAAAATATATTGTAGTTGAAGTGCCAAAAGATTATCGTTTTGGTGTAGATAACCGGATGAAACATTTTTTAGATTATGGGCATATCAATATGTATACCCCGACATCTTTACGTTTTTTACTACAAAGTGAGGGTTTAGAAATAGTAACAGATAAGGTTTCCATGACTGCTCCTGAAACCGTAAAGTTTAATGAATTTATCAATAAAAAAGCACCAAAAACGTTTGTTAAAAGAATAAAAATTGAATTGGAATATCGAATTAAAAAATCATTAGGTAGCATTTTGGGCAAAAAAAAACAGGAGCAATTTGCCAATGCTTATACTGTTTTAACAAAGAAATCAGATCAGAATTTACAGATATTTTAACAGTTTGCTTCAAACATATTGATACCTTATTAAACGTCTTATACGAACGGTCGTCACCCTGAATTCATTTCAGGGTCTTTAAAGCAGGCTGCTTAGCAAAACAGATGCTGAAATAATTCAGCATGACGATGAGGCTAGATATGCACAGCAACAAGGATAAAATTCACTTTTAAATAATATTTAGAATCGTATTTAAAACATATGTTTGCTGCATTTATAAAACTACCTGTTCTTAAAAAACCTTCAACTTATTAAAAATTGTAAAAAAACAATAATGCAAAACCTTGCCCCAATAGCACTTTTCGTTTACAATAGGCCGCAGCATACTTTACGAACGATTAAGTTTTTACAGCAGAATGAATTGGCGGCAGATAGCCGACTTTATATATTTTC is drawn from Pedobacter mucosus and contains these coding sequences:
- a CDS encoding YjjG family noncanonical pyrimidine nucleotidase; this translates as MKKHIFFDLDHTIWDFDRNAEETLNELYHTYSLNELGLKSCADFITTYTENNHQLWADYHLGKITKDFLRAERFSKTFLQLGIHPDAVPHQFEDDYVRLSPTKTNLFEGAEQVLSYLQKKYSLHIISNGFKETTLTKMDLSGLNPYFKNIIISEDVGANKPNPAIFEFALHIANASKAESIMIGDSLEADIYGALDFGMDAIFFNPTKKDKPENVAQQIIHLEELLQIF
- a CDS encoding DinB family protein; its protein translation is MNIAKIKASLDKITETYKTRLFSYNDEIFNITPPINGWSYSEVYSHIFDASLLSLMALENSLHGKGEDKPTHFAVKLILFFGSLPPAKKYKVPKRLVDRVKKISKSEAMDFILEFEQALATAYPDVANANKRSKTKHPRLGYLNAEQWLRFIEIHLKHHLKQLVRIENSFKA
- a CDS encoding flippase translates to MKLPAIKGFDEDAFNKYLKNTGWLMLGKVLSLIVGLIIARYLGPNGYGELSFGLALVAILAAIGALGLDTFIIREIIQEPTKGNEILGTSLWLRIATNGILIPIAIGIYLISHNITKSPGKPLTLMIGLLAIASFFKSFNVIDAYFQSQVKSKYVVHVQNICLIVSAIVKIALVYFNMPLIYFALAFVFDGLILAIGLVTVYQKKAASFFEWKYDSNRAKSLLKQSAPLILSAVMVSIYMKIDVVMLQDVGSKAVGIYSAAANLSEAWYFIPVAIVTSVFPALIQARKNDLSRYQKRLGNLYDLLTYISLPIAIFISFTGDFIIHFLYADKYAGAGAMLSIHIWSGIFVFLGSASSQYLIAEGYTKISFYRTAAGAVVNILLNLWLIPKYAGVGASIATLIACFVSTFYLLLIPKTRQQGIMMLKSLFLITAFQKIFKS
- a CDS encoding class I SAM-dependent methyltransferase is translated as MNTFTALTTLIAKPNRLKALLSYGHKGYLNSIGWFTAFDKKQAVDGKGEALPWVTYSFIDFIKERINKSQHIFEYGSGSSTIFYALRAGTVTSVEHDKSWFEKVKNTSPANADMIFCALERDGEYAKKATLLNKKFDIIIVDGRDRVNCCKYSVSALSENGVLVLDDSEREVYNQARVLLKSQGFKEISFSGISPGLFYEKATSVFYKTNNCLGI
- a CDS encoding class I SAM-dependent methyltransferase, with the translated sequence MLSEKVKTAYDNFYTNSDTEWRMLGAKYKAQNIIDVCKSIKPVKVLEVGAGDGSILHFLNEWNFAKELSALEIAQSGVDLIKSRNLANLKEVKTFDGYVIPFEDDSFDLVILAHVLEHVEHERILIRELKRVAKYIVVEVPKDYRFGVDNRMKHFLDYGHINMYTPTSLRFLLQSEGLEIVTDKVSMTAPETVKFNEFINKKAPKTFVKRIKIELEYRIKKSLGSILGKKKQEQFANAYTVLTKKSDQNLQIF